DNA sequence from the Acidobacteriota bacterium genome:
CCTCTTTCTTTAGACGACTGGCGAAATATGGAAAATTATGCGGCCTGTCACTGAGCGGAGTCGGCGGCGGGTACGGGCTCTTCGGGGACGGGGGGGGAGACGAGGGTTCGGAAGGTGATGACGTCGTCGGCGATGCCGGCCTCGACGGTGGCGTGCTCGGGGATCTCCCCCCGGATGATCCGCTCCGAGAGCGGGTCCTCGAGGTGCTTCTGGATGGCTCGCCGCAGGGGACGCGCCCCGTAGGAGCGGTCCTTGCAGGTCACCTCGATGATGAAGTCCACCACCGCGTCCTGGAGGTGGAGGCGGATGTCCCGGTGGCCCAGGTTGGCGCTGAGATCGCCGGCCAGCAGGTGGACGATCTGCCGCAGGTCCTCCGTCTCCAGGGGCTTGAAGAAGATGATCTCGTCCAGGCGGTTGAGGAACTCCGGCCGGAAGATCTTCTTCACCTCCGAGCGGATCATGTCCTCGCCCTTCTTCCAGTCGGCCTGGGAGGAGGCGGAGAAGCCCAGGCCGGAGCGCCGGCTCAGGTGCTCCGCCCCGAGGTTGGAGGTCATGATGAGGATGACGTTGCGGAAGTCCGCCCGGTTGCCCAGGGAGTCGGTGAGGCGCCCGTCCTCCATGACCTGAAGGAGGATGTTGAAGACGTCGTAGTGGGCCTTTTCGATCTCGTCCAGCAGGATCACCGCGTACGGGTTTCGCTTGATGCGCTCCGTGAGCTGCCCTCCCTCCTCGTGGCCCACGTACCCCGGGGGTGACCCGATCAGCTTGGCCACGGAGTGCTTCTCCATGTACTCCGACATGTCGACGCGGACGAGCGCCTGCTCCGAGCCGAAGAGGAACTCGGCGAGCCGCTTGGCGACCTCCGTCTTCCCGACGCCCGTCGGGCCGAGGAACAGGAAGGAACCCACGGGGCGGTTCGGGCTCTTCAGGCCCGCCCGGTTGCGCCGGATGGCCTTGGCCAGCGAGGAGATGGCCTCGTCCTGGCGGACGATGCGCCGGTGGAGCTCCTCCTCGATCCGGAGGAGCTTCTGGATCTCCTCCTCCTTGATCTGGTTGACGGGGATCCCGGTCCAGCGGGCGACGACGTCCTCGATGTCCTCCCGGCGGACCACGGGCGGGAGATCGAGGTCGGCCCCGCTCCGGAGACGGGTGTTTTCCAGCTCCCGCTGGAACTTCAGCAGGTCCTTCTTGAGGCGGGCCGCCTCCTCGAACTCGTGCCGCTTGATGCACTCGGACACCAGGATCTGCAGTTCGTCCACCTGCCGCTGGGCCTGGTAGACCTCGTCGGGGATGTCCGCGAGCCGGAGCTTGACGCGGGCGCCGGCCTCGTCCAGCACGTCGATGGCCTTGTCGGGCAGGAAGCGGTCCGGGATGAAGCGGCTGGAGAGGCGGACGGCGGTCTCCACCGCGTTGTCGGTGTAGGTCAGGCCGTGGAAGTTCTCGTAGCGCTCCTTGATGCCCAGAAGGACGCGCAGCGAGTCCTCCTCGCTGGGCGCCGCGATCTGGATGGGCTGGAAACGCCGCTCCAGGGAGCGGTCCTTCTCGATGGTCTTCCGGTACTCCGCGGGGGTGGTGGAGCCGATGCACTGGACCTCCCCCCGGGACAGGGCGGGCTTGAGGATGTTGGCCGCGTCCAGGGAGCCCTCGGCGGACCCGGCGCCCACGATGGTGTGAAGCTCGTCGATGAAGACGATGAAGTCGCGGTTGTCGGTGAGTTCCTTCATCAGCCCCTTGAGCCGTTCCTCGAACTGGCCCCGGTACTTGGTGCCGGCCACGATGAGGGAGAGGTCGAGGGCGATGATGCGCTTGCTGGAGAGGAAGGGCGGGACCTTCCCGTCGACGATGCGCTGGGCCAGGCCCTCCACGATGGCGGTTTTTCCCACGCCCGGCTCGCCGATCAGGACGGGGTTGTTCTTGGTGCGCCGGCAGAGGATCTGGATGAGCCGCTCCACCTCGCGCTCCCGGCCGATCAGCGGGTCCAGTTCGTTGCGGAAGGCCTTCTCGGTCAGGTCCCGGGAGAAATCCTGCACCAGGGGCGTTTCGCGCTTCTTCTTCTGCTTCCCGTTCTCGTCCTGCCCGGCCGGGGCGGACAGGTGCTCCCGGATGGCGGAGACCCGCACGCCCTGCTCGTAGAGGATGCGGCCCGCCAGGGTCTGCTTCTCGCGCAGGAGCCCCAGCAGGATGTGGTCGGTGCTGACCACCTTGTGGCCGAGCTGCTCCGACTCCTCCACGGCGTTGTTGAGGACGCGCTTCACCTCGTTGGACAGGGGGATCTCGATGGAGGTGGGCACCTTCTCGCGCAGGCGGATGTGGCTTTCCACGCCCTTGCGGATGGCGTCGGCCGCGCTCTCGCCCGCCGGGAAGTAGCGGAGGATGCGCTTGTCCTCCCGGATGAGGCCCAGCAGGACGTGCTCGGTGTCGATGATGCCGCTCCCGAGGAGGCTGGCCTCGTACCGGGCGAAGAAGATCACCCGCCGCGCTTTTTCCGTGTACCGCTCGAACATGGGGCCTTCCGTCACAACCCGGATTGACCGGATATCAACCACAAACCACACGAACCACACCAACGGTTTCGATGCGAGGCCGGGTCCAGTCACGCGAAATGCAGTCGAGAGGCAAGGACTAAAGCCTTCGCATCATGTTTTTATGATGCATCAAATCGCCGTTTCAGGCAAGGGAATATTCCGAATGAGGTTGCCGCGCTGTTGACGGGCGGGTGTATGATACCCGGGTCGGGCCGCTCCGAAGGGACCCGGTCGGGGGGCCGGGTTGTCCTCTGCCATGACGTACCCGGCGTTTTCGGCGCCCGGTTTTTTTTCGTGTGGTTCGTGTGGTTCGTGGTTCCATTCTGTCCTGTGGGTCGGGAGGGAGACATGGGGATCATCGGAAAACCCGCCGACGTCCGGTTTTTCTGCGGGGTCCTGCTGAACCGGGACTTGGCGTGGGAGACGGTCCGGGAGTTGCTGGAGCGCGAACTGGGCGCCATCGGGGAGGAATCCCCCGCCTACCCCTTCGATTCCACGGATTACTACCGGGACGAGACCGGGGACCGGGTCGACCGGCGCTTCGTGACGTTCCGTTCTCTCGCGGCGCCGGACACACTGGCCGACCTGAAGATCCGGACCAACCGCCTCGAAGAGGGACTGGCCACGAGCCTGGGCTCGCCCTGGCCGCGCCCCGTGAACCTGGACCCCGGTTACGTGGAGCCGGCCAAGCTCGTGCTGGCCAGCACCAAGAACTTCTACCACCGGGTCTACCTGCGGGACGGGATCTGGGCCGAGGTCACCCTCCACTTCCAGGCCGGGGCGTGGCGGACTTTCCCCTGGACCTTCCCCGACTTCGCCGCGGAGACCTACCACGGCTTTTTCCGGGAAATCCGGGAGCAGTACCGGCGGGAACTCCGGGCGTTGCGAAAGCCGCCCCGCAGAACGGAAGAGAACCACGAACCCCACGAACCACACGAACAGCCGTAGGCCGCGACCCGGTCTGAACCACGGATGAACACGGATACCGGCTTTCCCCATCGCTCCCGGTATTCTTCACGTCCCTCGAGTTACTCCAGCCCCTCAGGAATGAGGCCATCGTAAAAAGTCCTTTTCGCTCACAGAGGCACGGAGGCACGGAGAAATGCAAATCGTCTTTAATAGAATCAAAAGTTCTTATGATTGTTCTCCGTGCCTTTGTGCCTCTGTGAGATCCGAATCCGGGCTTTTGGCGGGGATGTCAAGCATACTCCACCGGGAAAAACCCGTTTTGAGCGATCGTGGACCAAAGAGCTTCGAATGTGCGAGCCACGATGACGCGTACGGACGGGGCAGGACACCCGCCGGCACGAGCCGGAAGGGAAGGGGGATAACGGCGTGAAAGCCCTCCTCGTCAACCCCTGGATCGAGGACTTCGCCGCCTACGACCTCTGGGCGCGCCCCCTGGGGCTCCTCCACGTCGGGGCGATGCTGGAGGCCGCCGGCGCCGGGGTTGCGCTGATCGACGTCGTCGCCCGGGAGACGGCGGGGGGCACCGCGCGCTTCCGGGGGACGGGGAAGTACCGGTCCGAACCCATCGAAAAACCGGCCTGCCTGGCCTGGGTGCCGAGAGGGTTCCACCGGTACGGAATGTCCGAGGGCGACTTCCTCGAGCGGCTCGACGCCGTGCCGGAGCCCGACCTGGTGCTGGTGACCTGCCTGATGAGCTACTGGTACGGCGGGGCCTTTCGCGCGGCCGCCCTGCTGAGACGTCGCTTCCCCCGGGCGCGCGTGCTGCTGGGCGGGGTGTACGCGGCCGTGTGTCAGGGGCACGCCCGCAAGTCCGGCCGCTTCGACGCGGTGCTTCCCGAGAAGGACCCGGCCGCCCTCGCGCGGGCGCTTTCCGAATGGACGGGGCTCGAGATTTCCCCCGGGTTCCCCCCGCACCCCGCCTACCACCTCTATGGGCGGCCGCTGCGCCACGCGGCGATGATCACCGGGGTCGGGTGCCCGTACCGCTGCACGTATTGCGCCGCTCACGTTTTGTACCCATCCATGCTTCGCAAGCCGGTGAGTGTCCTGATCTCCGAACTGGAGAACATCCTGCGGACCACCGGCAGCCGGGACGTCGCGTTCTACGACGACGCCCTCCTGGAAGACGCCGGTCGGCACATCCTCCCGTTCTTCGAGGAAGTGGCGCGGCGCGGGCTCCCTGTCCGGTTCCATCTCCCCAATGCCGTCCACCCCCGAAAGCTGGACACTCACCTTTGCGGGGCGATGAAGCGGGCGGGGGTGACCACGCTCCGGCTGGGCTTCGAGAGCCTGTCGGCCGCGTTCGAGGCGCGCTCGTCCCGGAAAGTGGACCGCGCCTCGGCGGAACGCGGCGTGGAAAAGCTCTTCGCCGCCGGTTTCTCCTCCCGGGACGTGGGCGCCTACCTCCTCTTCGGCGTGCCGGGGTTACCCGCGGAGGGCATTCTGGACGACATCCGGTCCGTTAACGCCATGGGCCTGAAAGTCAGCCTGGCCAGCTACTCGCCCATCCCGGGGACCCCCGACTTCGAGGCGGCGGCGGCGGAATGGCCCGAACTCCGTGACGAGCCGCTGCTCCACAACAACACCCTCACCATGGCCCGCCACGCCGAGGCGTACCGCGAGGCCCGCCGCCTCGCCGACAGCCTCAACGGGGCGCTGCAGCGCGAGAAATAGTGTCGCTTTCCGAAGGAGCGGCCCGGACAGTCGGCGCCGCAGGTCTCACGCAAAGCCGCAAAGGCCAAAGCCTCGCAAAGAGGCCCATCACAGTTTTTCCCGGGCTCACTTTGCGAGGCTTCGCGGTTTCGCGGCTTTGCGTGAGGCCGACATCGGCTGCTCACGCTTGTTTCTTGAAAAAAACGGCGGACGCTACCTCGCGCCGAGGTGTTTGGCCAGGAAGGCCTCCATGGCCTCGTAGAAGGCGAAGCGGTTCTCTTCGTTGTGGAACCCGTGGCCCTCGTTGTCCTTCACCAGGTACTCGACGGTCACCCCGCGCTTTTTCAGGGCTTCCACGATCTGGTTGGACTCGTCGATGTTCACCCGGGGGTCCTTGGCGCCCTGGGCCACCAGGAGCGGCACCTTGATCCGGTCCACGTGGAAGACGGGGGAAGCCGACGTCAGGAGGTCCTTGTCCTTCTCCGGGTGGCCCACCATCTCGTACATCATCTCCAGGTAGGGCTTCCAGTAGGGGGGGATGGTCTTCATGAAGGTGAAGAGGTTGGACACGCCCACGTAGTCCACGCCGCAGGCGTAGAGCTCGGGGGTGAAGGTGAGGCCGGCCAACGTGGCGTAGCCCCCGTAGCTTCCCCCGTAGATGGCGACGCGCTTCGGGTCGGCGATCCCCTGAGAGACCAGCCACTTCACACCGTCGGTGAGGTCGTCCTGCATGGCCTTGCCCCACTGCTTGAAGGAGGCTTCCCAGAATTTCCGGCCGTAGCCGGTGGAGCCCCGGAAGTTGACCTGCAGCACCGCGTAGCCCCGGTTGGCCAGGAACTGGATCTCGGGGTTGAACCCCCATTCGTCGCGGTGCCAGGGCCCCCCGTGCGGGTTGAGAACCACCGGCAGGTTTTTCGGGTCGCGGCCGACGGGGAGGGTGAGGTAGCCGTGGAGCGTCAGCCCGTCCCGGGCGGTGAAGCGGACGGGTTTCATGGCGGCCATCTCCGTTTCCTTCAGCCAGGGCGTGGAAGAGCCCAGGTCCTCCAGCTTGCCGGTCGTGCGGTCGAAGAGGTAGTAGTGCCCCGGGTTGCGGTCGGAGGAGAGGGCGAGGGTCACCATGTCCTCCGAGCGGCTGACGGACGCCAGGTCGATCTCCCCCTCGGGGAGCCGGCGGCGGAGTTCCTCGTACACCTGGGCGTACTCCTCGTCCAGGGGGACCCACTGCTGCTTCCAGTCGGTGAATTCGACGCCGGTGAGGACCTTTCGCTTGCGGGACCAGGTCAGGCCCGACACGTCCACGAAGGGGTGGGCGAAGAGGAGGTCGCTTTCCTTCCCGGTCCGAGGGTCGAAAATGACCACCGCGGTGCGATCGCGGCCGAGGTTCGACAGGGCGTACAGGTTGCGGTTGTCGAAGGTGAAGAAGAGCGGCTGCAGGGTCTCCTTGAAGGTGGTGGTGACGACCGGCTTGAAGGGGTCCCCCTCTGTCTCGCGATAGAGAAGGGTGGTGTTGACGCCGTCGGTGGCCGTGGCCGCCCGGATCACGCCGGCGTGGTCGGCGGTCCACCCGGTGATGTTGCCGGGGTTCTCGGCCAACAGGGCCAGTTCGCCGGTCCGCAGGTCGAGGCGGTAGGCGTCGAACAGCGCCGGGTTCCGCTTGTTGAGGCCGACGATGACGGCGTCGTCGTCGTAAAACAGGGGGTCGATCACGTTGGCCTTCACGCCCGGGAACGGGGTCAGGTCACGGGTTTCCTTCCCGTCCCGGCCCACCGAGAAGAGGTGGAAGTTTTCGTCGCCCCCGCTGTCCTTGACGAAGATCAGCAGGTTGTCCGTCTTCCAGCCGAAGAAGGGGATGTCGCGGTCGGTCACGCCGGTGAGGCGGGCCGACTCCTTCCCGCCGACCTCCTGGACGAAGATGTTCAGGCGGTTCTGGTAAGGCTTCAGGCAGGCGAGGTATTTCCCGCTGGGGGAGATTTTGAACAGGGCTGCCTGGGGGTTCTTGAAGAAGTCGCGCAGGGGGACGACGGGGGGCTGCGCGGCGGCGGCGACGGCAACGACACCGCAGAGTACGGCCAGAGCGAAAAGGGTGATGACGGTTCTCATGCTTATGCTTGCCTCCGGAAGGGTATCCCGATCCCGGATCGGGGAGGGGAGTCTACGTGTCCGGTAAGCCAATGTTTCCGATCACTGAGAGGTCAACAGGGAGGGGCTCTCGCAACGGCACGGGCGAATGAGCACGGGCGATTGAGTGTCCCGTTTCCTGTTTTGTCGGGGTGTGCCTCCCCGTCTCTCGCGGGACGCTGCCCACCTCTTCTTCTCCGGCAAAGCGTGCCGTGCGCCGGGCGAGCGAGACGCCGGACGGGTCCCTCGCCGAAGCGTCGAGAGGGCAGGGCCGGAACCGCTTCACAATCAGTGGATGGTCCGCAGATCGGAATGTGAGTGTCCCCTCTCTTGTCCGGATACAAACCACTAATAAAACTAATCTTCACTAATCTGGAATGCGGCGTCGGGCCGCCGCGGCCCAGAACTCTCCGGGCATCACCAAAATGGACGAGGGCCCTTTTTGAAGGGCCCTCGTTCGCATCCTGCCTTTGAGCCGGAGTTCAACCCCGGGTCATGGACTCGAGGAAGTCCTTGTTGCTGGCGGTCTTGCGGAGCTTGTCCAGGAGCAGTTCCATGGCTTCCACGGGGGAGAGCGGGTTCAAGACCTTGCGCAGGACCCAGATCCGGTTCAGTTCGTCCTTGGGGATGAGCAGCTCTTCCTTGCGGGTGCCCGACTTGTTGATGTCGATGGCGGGGAAGATGCGGCGTTCCACCAGCTTGCGGTCCAGGTTGATCTCCATGTTGCCGGTGCCCTTGAACTCTTCGAAGATGACGTCGTCCATGCGGCTGCCGGTGTCCACCAGGGCGGTGGCGATGATGGTGAGGGAGCCGCCCTCCTCGATGTTGCGGGCGGAGCCGAAGAAGCGCTTGGGGCGCTGCAGGGCGTTGGAGTCGATGCCGCCGGAGAGGACCTTGCCGCTGGGCGGGACGATGGTGTTGTAGGCGCGGGCCAGGCGGGTGATGGAGTCCAGCACGATCACCACGTCCTTCTGGTACTCCACGAGGCGCTTGGCCTTCTCGATGACCATCTCGGCCACCTGCACGTGCCGGGTGGCGGGCTCGTCGAAGGTGGAGCTGATGACCTCGCCGTCAACGGAGCGCCGCATGTCGGTGACTTCCTCCGGGCGCTCGTCGATGAGCAGCACGATGAGGTAGACTTCCGGGTGGTTGGTGGTGATGGAGTTGGCGATGGCCTGCATCAGCATGGTCTTGCCGGTGCGGGGGGCCGCGACGATCAGGCCGCGCTGGCCCTTGCCGATGGGGGAGAGCAGGTCCAGCACCCGGCCGGTGAGGTTGTCCGGCGCCGTCTCCATCTTGCACTTGGCGTTGGGGTAGATGGGGGTGAGGTTGTCGAAGAAGATCTTGTTGCGCGCCTCGGCGGGGTGCTCGAAGTTGATGGCCTCCACCTTGATCAGGGCGAAGTAGCGTTCCCCCTCCTTGGGCGGGCGGATCTGCCCGGAGATGGTGTCGCCGGTCCGCAGGTCGAACTTGCGGATCTGGGACGGCGAGACGTAGATGTCGTCGGGGCCGGGCAGGTAGTTGTAGTCGGGCGAGCGGAGGAAGCCGAAGCCGTCGGGCAGGATCTCCAGGACGCCCTCGGAGAAGATGAGCCCGCTCTTCTCGGTCTGCGCCTTGAGGATCTGGAAGATCAGTTCCTGCTTGCGCATGCCGGACACGCCCATGACGCCGAGGTCCTTGGCGATGCGGGTCAGCTCGCCGATGCCGAGTTCCTTCAGGTCCGCGATGTTGAGGGTCTTCTCCCCACCCTCGGCCACCTCTTCCGTCTCGTTCTCGGGAAAATCGGGATCCATGGGCAATTCTTCGGGTTGCGGTTGTTGCGTTTTTTTCATGATGGCCTCCAGCCTACGTTATTCAGGGTGGGGTTCGCCCGCGGGCGACCCCTTGATGTTGCGAACGAATCCGAGAATCCGGCCGAGCAATTCCTGCCTCCCCGTGCCGGTCACCGCGGAAAACGGGATCAGGGAGGCGCCGGGGAACCGCCGGCGCAGGTCCGCCAGGTTGCGCGCGCGCTCGTTTCCCGAGAGTTTGTCCACCTTGGTGGCAACCACCAGGTGCGGGACCTCGAGACGGTCGAGCCACGCCTTCATCACCTCGTCGAGTTCCGTGGGGGGGCGCCGGGAGTCCACGAGCATGCAGAGCAGCTTGGGGCGGTGCTTCTGCCCCAGGTAGCCTTCCACCATGGCCCCCCAGGATTCCTTCTCCTCCCGGCCGGCCCGGGCGTAGCCGTACCCGGGGAGGTCGACGACATAGAAAGAGCCGTTCACCACGAAGTAGTTCACCAGGCGGGTCTTCCCCGGCGTCGCGCTCACCTTCGCCAGGTTCTTCCGCCGAAGGACCGCGTTGATCAGCGACGACTTCCCCACGTTGGACCGGCCCACGAACGCGGCCTCCGGGAGGACGACGTCCGGGAATCCGGAAGGGTTCCGGGCACTGGTGATGAATTCGCAGTTCAACGGTTTCATGGTTCGGTGGTAACTTTCCTCGACCTCCCCGGTCGGCCGGGCCGGGTCTCGGGGGTCAGCGAGGAAGGTCCGGTGTGATGAAAAGAACGGTCAGTTCGCCACTCCCTCTTTCCCGGTTTCGGTGGGGATGGGGAGGGCGAGGGGTTCAACGGGCGCTGCCGGGAGACGCTCGAGGGCGATGGCCAGGACGTCGTCCATGGTCTCGACGAAGTTGATCTTCAGCTGTTCCAAAACTTCCGCGGGGATGTCCTCGACGTCCTTTCGGTTCTCGTCGGGCAGGATGATCTCGAAGATGCCGGAGCGGTGGGCTGCCAGAACCTTCTCCTTCACGCCGCCGATGGGGAGGACCTTGCCGCGGAGGGTGATCTCGCCGGTCATGGCCACGTCCCCCCGGACCGGGATCCCGGTCAGGGCCGACAGGATGGAGACGCCCATGGTGATGCCGGCGCTGGGCCCGTCCTTGGGGATGGCGCCCTCGGGGACGTGCACGTGCACGTCCGTGCTCAGGAGCACCTTGGGGTCGATGTAGAACCGGTCCAGCCGGGAACGGACGTAGCTGAGCGCCGCCTGGGCGGATTCCTGCATGACCTCGCCCAGCTGCCCCGTGAGGATGATCTTGCCCGTCCCCGGCATCTTCCCCGTTTCGGTGAAGAGGATCTCGCCGCCGGTCTCGGTCCAGGCCATCCCGACCGCCATGCCGCACTCGTTCTTCTTCTCCTTCATCTGGACCCGGTACTTGTAGGCGCCCAGGAACTTCGGGATGTCCTCGGCCCGCACGGGGCCTTCCTGCGGTTCGGACGTCAGGATCCGCCGCACGATCTTCCGCCCGATGCGGCCGATCTCCCGCTCGAGGTTCCGGACGCCCGACTCCCGCGTGTAGTGCCGGATCAGGCAGAGGATGGCCCCTTCGTCCATGACGAACTTCGATTCCTCGAGGCCGCAGGCCTTCCGCTGCTTCGGGAGCAGGTACTGCCGGGCGATCTCCAGTTTCTCCTTTTCGGTGTACCCGCTCAGCTCCAGGATCTCCATCCGGTCCTGCAGGGGGCGGGGGATGGCGTGGAGGGTGTTCGCCGTGGTGATGAACATGACCTGGGAGAGGTTGTACTCCGTATCGACGTAGTGGTCCACGAAGTGCCGGTTCTGCTCGGGGTCCAGGACCTCCAGGAGCGCGGCCGATGGGTCCCCCCGGAAGTCCGTGCTCATCTTGTCCACCTCGTCCAGCAGGAAGACGGGGTTGACGGAGCCCGCCTTCTTCATCATCTGGATGATCTGCCCGGGGAAAGCGCCGATGTAGGTCCGGCGGTGGCCGCGGATCTCGGCCTCGTCGCGCACGCCGCCCAGGGAGATGCGGATGAACTTTCGCCCCGTGGCACGGGCGATGGACTTCCCGAGGGAGGTCTTGCCGACGCCCGG
Encoded proteins:
- a CDS encoding YihA family ribosome biogenesis GTP-binding protein — translated: MKPLNCEFITSARNPSGFPDVVLPEAAFVGRSNVGKSSLINAVLRRKNLAKVSATPGKTRLVNYFVVNGSFYVVDLPGYGYARAGREEKESWGAMVEGYLGQKHRPKLLCMLVDSRRPPTELDEVMKAWLDRLEVPHLVVATKVDKLSGNERARNLADLRRRFPGASLIPFSAVTGTGRQELLGRILGFVRNIKGSPAGEPHPE
- a CDS encoding DUF4416 family protein, yielding MGIIGKPADVRFFCGVLLNRDLAWETVRELLERELGAIGEESPAYPFDSTDYYRDETGDRVDRRFVTFRSLAAPDTLADLKIRTNRLEEGLATSLGSPWPRPVNLDPGYVEPAKLVLASTKNFYHRVYLRDGIWAEVTLHFQAGAWRTFPWTFPDFAAETYHGFFREIREQYRRELRALRKPPRRTEENHEPHEPHEQP
- a CDS encoding radical SAM protein, with protein sequence MKALLVNPWIEDFAAYDLWARPLGLLHVGAMLEAAGAGVALIDVVARETAGGTARFRGTGKYRSEPIEKPACLAWVPRGFHRYGMSEGDFLERLDAVPEPDLVLVTCLMSYWYGGAFRAAALLRRRFPRARVLLGGVYAAVCQGHARKSGRFDAVLPEKDPAALARALSEWTGLEISPGFPPHPAYHLYGRPLRHAAMITGVGCPYRCTYCAAHVLYPSMLRKPVSVLISELENILRTTGSRDVAFYDDALLEDAGRHILPFFEEVARRGLPVRFHLPNAVHPRKLDTHLCGAMKRAGVTTLRLGFESLSAAFEARSSRKVDRASAERGVEKLFAAGFSSRDVGAYLLFGVPGLPAEGILDDIRSVNAMGLKVSLASYSPIPGTPDFEAAAAEWPELRDEPLLHNNTLTMARHAEAYREARRLADSLNGALQREK
- the lon gene encoding endopeptidase La, which encodes MPESKIVTLPLIPIRDVVVFPQTMFPFIIGRQSSIRALEYATQNDRRLFLATQKDPSVDDPSPEDIYHQGTLAVVIQNLRIPEGNIKVLVEGVNRAKVLEINKDKGFFLATVQVVAEKTVPPLREEEDRQRLTETFEEYIKYNPAFNLETAQRLIRSANLGKITDNLCHSLPLDVTQKQKFLETPDPEKRLEMLIAQIGIEIEKIKMDKDVQTRVREQMDKAQKEYYLHEKIKAIQKELGEDEHTDELEELKKKVGDSGMHTEAAEKVMKEIRRMEQMPPMSAETTVSRNYVDWLISLPWKRRTKENRDILKAQKVLDEDHYGLEKIKERILEFLAVRLMTQKSQGTILCFVGPPGVGKTSLGKSIARATGRKFIRISLGGVRDEAEIRGHRRTYIGAFPGQIIQMMKKAGSVNPVFLLDEVDKMSTDFRGDPSAALLEVLDPEQNRHFVDHYVDTEYNLSQVMFITTANTLHAIPRPLQDRMEILELSGYTEKEKLEIARQYLLPKQRKACGLEESKFVMDEGAILCLIRHYTRESGVRNLEREIGRIGRKIVRRILTSEPQEGPVRAEDIPKFLGAYKYRVQMKEKKNECGMAVGMAWTETGGEILFTETGKMPGTGKIILTGQLGEVMQESAQAALSYVRSRLDRFYIDPKVLLSTDVHVHVPEGAIPKDGPSAGITMGVSILSALTGIPVRGDVAMTGEITLRGKVLPIGGVKEKVLAAHRSGIFEIILPDENRKDVEDIPAEVLEQLKINFVETMDDVLAIALERLPAAPVEPLALPIPTETGKEGVAN
- the rho gene encoding transcription termination factor Rho, which produces MDPDFPENETEEVAEGGEKTLNIADLKELGIGELTRIAKDLGVMGVSGMRKQELIFQILKAQTEKSGLIFSEGVLEILPDGFGFLRSPDYNYLPGPDDIYVSPSQIRKFDLRTGDTISGQIRPPKEGERYFALIKVEAINFEHPAEARNKIFFDNLTPIYPNAKCKMETAPDNLTGRVLDLLSPIGKGQRGLIVAAPRTGKTMLMQAIANSITTNHPEVYLIVLLIDERPEEVTDMRRSVDGEVISSTFDEPATRHVQVAEMVIEKAKRLVEYQKDVVIVLDSITRLARAYNTIVPPSGKVLSGGIDSNALQRPKRFFGSARNIEEGGSLTIIATALVDTGSRMDDVIFEEFKGTGNMEINLDRKLVERRIFPAIDINKSGTRKEELLIPKDELNRIWVLRKVLNPLSPVEAMELLLDKLRKTASNKDFLESMTRG
- a CDS encoding S9 family peptidase, with translation MRTVITLFALAVLCGVVAVAAAAQPPVVPLRDFFKNPQAALFKISPSGKYLACLKPYQNRLNIFVQEVGGKESARLTGVTDRDIPFFGWKTDNLLIFVKDSGGDENFHLFSVGRDGKETRDLTPFPGVKANVIDPLFYDDDAVIVGLNKRNPALFDAYRLDLRTGELALLAENPGNITGWTADHAGVIRAATATDGVNTTLLYRETEGDPFKPVVTTTFKETLQPLFFTFDNRNLYALSNLGRDRTAVVIFDPRTGKESDLLFAHPFVDVSGLTWSRKRKVLTGVEFTDWKQQWVPLDEEYAQVYEELRRRLPEGEIDLASVSRSEDMVTLALSSDRNPGHYYLFDRTTGKLEDLGSSTPWLKETEMAAMKPVRFTARDGLTLHGYLTLPVGRDPKNLPVVLNPHGGPWHRDEWGFNPEIQFLANRGYAVLQVNFRGSTGYGRKFWEASFKQWGKAMQDDLTDGVKWLVSQGIADPKRVAIYGGSYGGYATLAGLTFTPELYACGVDYVGVSNLFTFMKTIPPYWKPYLEMMYEMVGHPEKDKDLLTSASPVFHVDRIKVPLLVAQGAKDPRVNIDESNQIVEALKKRGVTVEYLVKDNEGHGFHNEENRFAFYEAMEAFLAKHLGAR
- a CDS encoding ATP-dependent Clp protease ATP-binding subunit, producing the protein MFERYTEKARRVIFFARYEASLLGSGIIDTEHVLLGLIREDKRILRYFPAGESAADAIRKGVESHIRLREKVPTSIEIPLSNEVKRVLNNAVEESEQLGHKVVSTDHILLGLLREKQTLAGRILYEQGVRVSAIREHLSAPAGQDENGKQKKKRETPLVQDFSRDLTEKAFRNELDPLIGREREVERLIQILCRRTKNNPVLIGEPGVGKTAIVEGLAQRIVDGKVPPFLSSKRIIALDLSLIVAGTKYRGQFEERLKGLMKELTDNRDFIVFIDELHTIVGAGSAEGSLDAANILKPALSRGEVQCIGSTTPAEYRKTIEKDRSLERRFQPIQIAAPSEEDSLRVLLGIKERYENFHGLTYTDNAVETAVRLSSRFIPDRFLPDKAIDVLDEAGARVKLRLADIPDEVYQAQRQVDELQILVSECIKRHEFEEAARLKKDLLKFQRELENTRLRSGADLDLPPVVRREDIEDVVARWTGIPVNQIKEEEIQKLLRIEEELHRRIVRQDEAISSLAKAIRRNRAGLKSPNRPVGSFLFLGPTGVGKTEVAKRLAEFLFGSEQALVRVDMSEYMEKHSVAKLIGSPPGYVGHEEGGQLTERIKRNPYAVILLDEIEKAHYDVFNILLQVMEDGRLTDSLGNRADFRNVILIMTSNLGAEHLSRRSGLGFSASSQADWKKGEDMIRSEVKKIFRPEFLNRLDEIIFFKPLETEDLRQIVHLLAGDLSANLGHRDIRLHLQDAVVDFIIEVTCKDRSYGARPLRRAIQKHLEDPLSERIIRGEIPEHATVEAGIADDVITFRTLVSPPVPEEPVPAADSAQ